The stretch of DNA GTCTTCGGGGCGGACCGTGTCTTCCTCCGACCGGAGCGACGATAACTCGCGCACCAAGTCGCGGAGGTCGCCCGCGGCGGCGGCGTGGTCGCCGCACTCGGTTCGTCGGTAGGGACCGTTGCCCAGGGCCTCGCCGAGCATGGGCGGCAGCGCGGCGGCGCGGGTCGGTTGTCGTCGCGCCAACGTATACATCAGCGCCGCGCCCAATCCCATCGCGAACAGCAGGGCCGCGCCGAAGGCCCCGCTTGAGATCGACACCAAGATCGCCACGGTGCAGGCGGCCGCCAAGGCGATCCCCGCAGCGGGCAGGGTGTCGCTGCCAGCGGCGCCCTTGTGACAGCAGCCCGCCGCGCTTTGGGACTTCTGGACCCGGGCGACGATCACCGAGATGTTGTCGGGCCCTCCACGCAGATTCGCCAGATTCACCAAGGCCTCCGCCGCTGCTTCCGGCTCTAGCACGCTGAGGAGGCTGCCGGCCATCGGGTCTTCCACAACGCCGCTCAGGCCGTCGCTGCACAGCAGAAAGATGTCACCGTCGCAAAGCTCGTGGGGTCCTTCGAGATCGATCATCACCGTCTCGTGCGGGCCGAGCGATCGGGTGATCACGTTCTTCGGGATGCACGCCGGGACGCGGTCGGCCGAAACCTTGCTGGCGGCCGCCATCTCCCAGACCAGGCTGTGGTCGAACGTCAGCTGCTCGAGCACGCGGTGACGCAGACGATAGACGCGGCTGTCGCCGACGTGGCCAACGATCGCCGCCCCCTGCGTCAGCACCAGGCAACTGCAAGTGGTGCCCATGCCATGGAACTCGGTGGACGAGCAGCCTTTCTGATGGATCTTGTCGTTGGCCTGCCGGATCGCTTGCCGGAGGGCGGCGGGTGGGGCTTCGCCGCGCGACTTGGCGTAAGCTAGGGGGATCGTGTCGACCGCGATCTTGCTGGCGAGCTCCCCCGCGGCGTGGGCGCCCATTCCATCGGCGACCATCAGGAAGGCGTCCCCCTCGATCGGGGATTCCCCAGCGGGAACCACCGAGACGGCGTCCTGATTGGTCGACCGACGCATGCCGATGTCCGTCCGCGAAACGGCGTGGACGACCAGTGCTGGCGGTGATGGTGTCGTGCTCGGCATTGACGGCTCCTGTCTTTGCATCGTAGCCAGCGGCGCCCGATGGTGACAGCGTCTCGCGCCGCCGTTGGCCTGGAGCCGCAAGGCGCCGCCCGCTAGACTCCGCCGCCCTTGTTTTTCCTGTCATCGGTCGCGGTCCGCCCTTGCTCGCCATCCGAATCCATCGTCGAAGCTCCCT from Botrimarina mediterranea encodes:
- a CDS encoding PP2C family protein-serine/threonine phosphatase, whose amino-acid sequence is MPSTTPSPPALVVHAVSRTDIGMRRSTNQDAVSVVPAGESPIEGDAFLMVADGMGAHAAGELASKIAVDTIPLAYAKSRGEAPPAALRQAIRQANDKIHQKGCSSTEFHGMGTTCSCLVLTQGAAIVGHVGDSRVYRLRHRVLEQLTFDHSLVWEMAAASKVSADRVPACIPKNVITRSLGPHETVMIDLEGPHELCDGDIFLLCSDGLSGVVEDPMAGSLLSVLEPEAAAEALVNLANLRGGPDNISVIVARVQKSQSAAGCCHKGAAGSDTLPAAGIALAAACTVAILVSISSGAFGAALLFAMGLGAALMYTLARRQPTRAAALPPMLGEALGNGPYRRTECGDHAAAAGDLRDLVRELSSLRSEEDTVRPEDAATNGHPKAAPYYLDWEPFRALQQTADAAFERGDHLGAIKHYAEIIADAMALVRGDDNTRRYAAHGDGVIS